A stretch of DNA from Gimesia chilikensis:
ATCGACGATCGCGCCGCGGCCGATGTTGATCAGGTAGCCGGAGTTCTTCATCTGCTGGAACTGGGGCGTGCGGAACAGTTTTTCGGTCTGGGGTGTATGCGGCGCTGCGATGACGACGAAGTCGCTGATGGTGAGCAGATCTTTGAGCCGATCGAGGTCCCAGACTTCATCGACGGCGCCGGGAACCTCACGGATGAGGGGATCGACGGCGCAGACTCGCATGCCGAAGGCAGCTGCGCGGTGGCAGACTTCGGAACCAATCGAGCCGGCACCGACCACGCCCAGGGTGCAATCCGAGAGGTGCATGTGGCTGCGGTCGACTTCGCTGACCTGCCCCGGTCCGGTGACGAAGTCAGGTTTTCCCGCGGTACCGCCGATGGGCTGCCAGACCGAATGGGACTGTTGACGAATGTAGCGATGCAGGTTGCGGGCGAAGCAGAGTACGAAGCCAAGCACATGGTCGGCGATGACATCGTAGAACAGGCCGCGCATGTTTGTGAGCTGGCAGGGGTGGTCGGCCAGTTCCGGAAAAATGTAGTGTTCCAGGCTGGCGGTGGGGGACTGCACCCATTCCAGTTTTTCAGCCGCGGCCAACAGTTCGGGAGTGATCTTGCCGAAGAAGGCGTGGGCGTCTTTGATTTCGGTGAGCGCTTCATCCAGATTCTGCGCGTTGACGACTTGGAGTTCGTTCGAGATGCTCTCGAGGCGGGTGAGTCGTCTGGCGTCGATGGCGGGATAGATGAGAAGTTTTTTCATAGCGGGGGCGATTCTTTAAAAGTGTTCGATGGTGCCGCTGATAATGCGTTCGCGGCCGGTCTCGGTCTGCAGGATCAGATAACCTTCGTCGTCGATTTCGAGGCAGGTGCCTTCCCGGACTTCGCGTCCGGTGTTAATGCGAATGTCCCGTCCGGTGAGCAGGCAGTATTGTCGCCAGGCGGGCATGAGTTCGCTGCGGTCACCCGCGACATCATAGAGCCGGTTTTCGATGGCGTTGATGAGATCGATCAGCATGGAGGAGAGCGGATACTTCTGTCCGGTCGTTTCGTAGAGCGAGGTTCCTCGCGACTGCAGTTCGGCTTCAGCGGAGAGGAACGAGTTATTGAGATTGACGCCGACGCCGATGACCACGAGGCCGGGCTGACTGGCGGAGGTTTCGACGAGAATGCCACAGACCTTTTTGCCCGCGAGGAAGACATCGTTAGGCCACTTGAGTTGGAGCCGATGTTCGGGGGCCTGCTTCTCGAGTGTTTCACAAACGGCCAGCCCGGTTGCCAAAGCAATCAGGGGCTGCTGCTGGAGCGGGATGCCGAGCTGGTTGGCGTCGACGACGAGGGAGAATGTAAGTCCTCCTTCAGTGGACCACCAGGCATTGTTGCCTCGACCACGGCCGGCGGTTTGATTGCCGGTGAGGACGAGGGCGGGCAGGCTGGTATCGCGTGCGGCCGGGGAGGGCGTGCAGTGCGTGTTCAGGGCCCAGGAATTGGTGGAAGCGAGGCTCTCGAAATAATCGAGGTGTTCGATGAACGTTTCCGTTCGAACAGCTTTCAAATCCTCGGCAGTGAACGGCAGCATTCCCAACTCATTTCCAGACAAGAAATCGAACAATTACTCAGAGGGAGTGACAGCGGCGATCGCTTCGTCCCGGGTATCGAACAGCGGCCAGAGGCTGCCGATTTTGATGCACTTGAGAATATTCTGCATGTTCTCGCAGGCGTTACAGAAGACGGCCTGACCGCCTGTCTGCCGGGCCCGTTGCAGGAGGCGAATCAGCGAGCCGATGATAATCGAATCGAGATAGTCGACGCGGGAGAGGTCAATGATGACATTTTTGATCTCAGGGGCGTCAAAGAGCCTGAGTACCTTGTTGGCTTCGACCTGAACGTTGCTGTACTGGAACTGCAGGGTCGATCCGAGGGGGGTGACCACCAGATTGGGACCTGCCTGTTCCACTTCGAAGATTTCCAGATTTTCTACCATCGGCGGGTTTCCGTTGTGCATTGTTTTCAGGAGATCCTGAAGGGGACAATATGAATCAGAAATGAAAATGATCAATAAAGAAAGCGCTTATCTCACTTTCATACCCATTTCCGGAGCGGAATTCAAATCTACACTGATTTTCATCTGTTGTGATTGAGGAGTTGTGTCGTAGTCAATGCTGATGATTGTTCACCTGAATTCCGATGCTGTGGCCCGGTCACGACTTAGGAACGATCTTCCGCCGGGGTGCGAATTGGGGCGTTAATTTGAGTTGCCTAATTTGAAAAACCTTAACTAAAATACATAAACGTTAACCCGAAAGGGTCGTTGTCCCACCCCCAGAAGTGAGAGAACTTACAAGCGTCTTGATTCGGATAGCCGGATCGAACGGTATGACCGGCCTAAGTTGAAGGTTTCATAAACCTGCGGAATTTTGCCAGAACTGTGCCGATATACTAATCCAAATGACCGTAAAAGTTCTCTGAACAAGATTTTAGATCACGCGACCTCAAGCAGCCTGTTGAAACTCTATGTCATCTGCCAAACCAGCCTGGACCCTGAACCCGCGAGTGCTCTTGCGCTCGATCCTCATGCTGGATGACAGTGCCCACTCGATTGCCCTGGGAACCGCGATCGGGATGTTTATCGCGTTGACGCCGACGGTGGGCATTCAGATGCTGCTGGTGGTCTGTGTCGCATTTCTGACGCGTCCGCTGTTCCGGTTCAACCAGGTCGCGTCGCTGATTACCGTCTACATTTCGAATCCGCTGACCATCGTGCCGATCTACTGGTTTGATTATAAGGTGGGTACGTTGTTCGTAGGCGGTTCGCTGACGCAGAAGGACTTTGCCCGGATCCTGGAGTTCGAGGGATTCAGCGGCTGGTGGGAAACGGTGAAGCAGCTGCTGCTGGAAGTCGGGTCGCCGTTGATTATCGGCTCACTGGTGGTCGGCACGTTCTTCGGCCTGATAACCTACCCCATTATGCTGCGACTGCTGAAACACCTGCGTCGTTCCAAATCGACTGATGGCCCGGAAGACTCTGCCGAACAGAGTGTGCGTCCCGCCCAGCCGATCGACTCGGAACAGAGCATGAAATCTGTGCATCTGCATTCCAGTTAGGTGTTGATCTCCTGATCCCCTTCCGCATAATAAGCAACACATCCTGATTTCACAGATTTCGAAGCGCTTTAGAAGGACATCCTCATGTCGTCTCCCAGGTATGACTGTTT
This window harbors:
- a CDS encoding D-2-hydroxyacid dehydrogenase; the protein is MKKLLIYPAIDARRLTRLESISNELQVVNAQNLDEALTEIKDAHAFFGKITPELLAAAEKLEWVQSPTASLEHYIFPELADHPCQLTNMRGLFYDVIADHVLGFVLCFARNLHRYIRQQSHSVWQPIGGTAGKPDFVTGPGQVSEVDRSHMHLSDCTLGVVGAGSIGSEVCHRAAAFGMRVCAVDPLIREVPGAVDEVWDLDRLKDLLTISDFVVIAAPHTPQTEKLFRTPQFQQMKNSGYLINIGRGAIVDLQDLTIALQKGDIAGAGLDVFEVEPLPADHPLWQMENVIITPHIAAASTHVPERHLETLLENIRCFINGQPFITLANKQLWF
- a CDS encoding biotin--[acetyl-CoA-carboxylase] ligase produces the protein MLPFTAEDLKAVRTETFIEHLDYFESLASTNSWALNTHCTPSPAARDTSLPALVLTGNQTAGRGRGNNAWWSTEGGLTFSLVVDANQLGIPLQQQPLIALATGLAVCETLEKQAPEHRLQLKWPNDVFLAGKKVCGILVETSASQPGLVVIGVGVNLNNSFLSAEAELQSRGTSLYETTGQKYPLSSMLIDLINAIENRLYDVAGDRSELMPAWRQYCLLTGRDIRINTGREVREGTCLEIDDEGYLILQTETGRERIISGTIEHF
- a CDS encoding STAS domain-containing protein, which gives rise to MHNGNPPMVENLEIFEVEQAGPNLVVTPLGSTLQFQYSNVQVEANKVLRLFDAPEIKNVIIDLSRVDYLDSIIIGSLIRLLQRARQTGGQAVFCNACENMQNILKCIKIGSLWPLFDTRDEAIAAVTPSE
- a CDS encoding DUF2062 domain-containing protein; the encoded protein is MSSAKPAWTLNPRVLLRSILMLDDSAHSIALGTAIGMFIALTPTVGIQMLLVVCVAFLTRPLFRFNQVASLITVYISNPLTIVPIYWFDYKVGTLFVGGSLTQKDFARILEFEGFSGWWETVKQLLLEVGSPLIIGSLVVGTFFGLITYPIMLRLLKHLRRSKSTDGPEDSAEQSVRPAQPIDSEQSMKSVHLHSS